A region from the Clostridium beijerinckii genome encodes:
- a CDS encoding polysaccharide biosynthesis protein, producing MNKQSLIKGSIILGGAGIVTRFLGLFFRWPLIMLIGDEGIGYYQMSYPLYMFFIAMASGVPVAISKMISEKNATNDMYGSFEVMKESAILMTIIGTGTTLALFFFAKPIIVFLKWDPKAYYSLIGISFAPIVISFVTIFRGFFQGLQNMTPSAISQIIEQVGRVIFGVGLAIFLLPKGIEYSAGGAAFGATAGGIIGGGYLYSNYKRIKKRYNVKKIKSNPEILNTILRIAIPISLGTTVGSIMNLIDSILVPQKLLEAGFSNTQATILYAQLTGKASVIINIPLTLSMAICTSLIPIIAEIFILKRQKELNNKIDASMKMTTVIAIPCTFGLFFLAEPVMKFIFPGRFEGIEILKYLSLTIPFIIITQTTTAILQGTGNYIKPVINLLIGCIIKIILTWVLVPMEQFNIYGAVIASFSAYATVSILNIVTMKFTLRVKLNLYKILIKPAYASTIMMLFVLISYNIIYKNTTSNGISCLISIFLGMIIYMILIIVFKVFNVEEIKSRIKKR from the coding sequence ATGAATAAGCAATCCCTAATAAAAGGGAGCATAATTCTTGGCGGTGCAGGAATAGTAACTAGATTTCTAGGTTTGTTCTTTAGATGGCCACTAATAATGTTAATAGGAGATGAAGGAATAGGGTATTATCAAATGTCATATCCGCTGTATATGTTTTTTATAGCTATGGCTTCAGGAGTACCTGTAGCAATATCAAAGATGATATCAGAAAAAAATGCAACAAATGATATGTATGGAAGCTTTGAAGTAATGAAGGAATCTGCTATTTTAATGACTATAATAGGGACAGGCACCACGTTGGCATTATTCTTTTTTGCAAAGCCAATAATAGTATTTTTAAAATGGGATCCCAAAGCATATTATTCATTAATAGGAATATCTTTTGCACCAATTGTAATATCCTTTGTAACTATTTTTAGAGGTTTTTTTCAAGGGCTACAGAATATGACTCCATCAGCTATATCACAAATAATAGAACAGGTTGGGAGAGTTATATTTGGAGTAGGACTTGCTATATTTCTATTACCAAAGGGAATTGAATATTCTGCAGGAGGAGCAGCCTTTGGCGCTACAGCAGGAGGAATTATTGGGGGGGGATATTTATATTCCAATTACAAAAGGATAAAGAAACGTTATAATGTAAAAAAGATAAAAAGCAATCCAGAAATATTAAATACAATATTAAGAATTGCAATACCAATATCGTTAGGAACAACAGTTGGTAGCATTATGAATCTAATAGATTCAATATTAGTTCCACAAAAACTATTAGAAGCAGGATTTTCAAACACGCAAGCTACTATACTATATGCACAACTAACTGGAAAGGCATCTGTCATTATAAATATTCCATTAACCCTTTCCATGGCAATTTGCACATCTTTAATCCCTATTATAGCTGAAATATTTATACTTAAAAGACAAAAAGAATTAAATAATAAAATAGATGCTTCTATGAAGATGACAACGGTAATTGCAATTCCTTGTACCTTTGGACTCTTCTTTCTAGCTGAACCAGTAATGAAATTTATATTTCCAGGTAGATTTGAGGGCATAGAAATATTAAAATATTTATCTCTAACTATACCTTTTATAATAATTACCCAAACAACAACAGCCATACTGCAGGGAACAGGAAATTATATAAAACCTGTTATTAATTTATTAATTGGATGTATAATTAAGATAATTTTAACTTGGGTATTGGTTCCTATGGAGCAATTTAATATATATGGTGCTGTTATAGCAAGTTTTAGTGCTTATGCGACAGTAAGTATTTTAAATATAGTAACAATGAAATTTACTTTGAGGGTAAAACTTAACTTATACAAGATACTAATAAAACCAGCATATGCATCGACTATTATGATGTTATTTGTATTAATTAGTTATAATATTATATATAAAAATACAACAAGTAATGGAATATCTTGCTTAATATCTATATTTTTAGGTATGATAATATATATGATATTAATAATTGTATTTAAAGTGTTTAATGTTGAAGAAATAAAGAGTAGAATTAAAAAAAGGTAA
- a CDS encoding DNA-binding protein — protein sequence MNKAELITSMAEKSKLTKKDAELALKALIESVEESLEKGEKVQLVGFGTFETRERAAREGRNPRTKEVINIPATTVPVFKAGKEFKDKVNKK from the coding sequence ATGAATAAAGCAGAATTAATAACTAGTATGGCAGAAAAGAGTAAGTTAACAAAAAAAGATGCAGAATTAGCATTAAAAGCTTTAATTGAAAGTGTTGAGGAATCATTAGAAAAGGGTGAAAAAGTTCAATTAGTTGGTTTTGGAACTTTCGAAACAAGAGAAAGAGCAGCTAGAGAAGGAAGAAATCCTAGAACTAAAGAAGTTATAAACATTCCTGCAACAACAGTTCCAGTATTTAAAGCTGGTAAAGAGTTTAAAGATAAAGTTAACAAGAAATAA
- a CDS encoding RNA-binding protein S1, with protein MTLMAGNIVEGTVINITNFGAFIEVEGKTGLVHISEVADSYVKDIREHLKEQDKVKVKVISIDDNGKISLSIKQANIQKKSIKPAEIDWKVTEKRKPNNTGNFEDIMSKFLKDSEERMQDVKKHQEFKGKGGKKGQ; from the coding sequence ATGACCTTAATGGCAGGAAACATAGTAGAGGGCACAGTAATAAACATCACAAATTTTGGAGCTTTTATTGAAGTTGAAGGCAAAACTGGATTAGTTCATATTTCAGAAGTTGCAGATTCTTACGTAAAGGATATTAGAGAACATCTTAAAGAACAAGATAAAGTAAAAGTAAAAGTTATCTCAATTGATGATAACGGTAAAATCAGTCTTTCAATAAAACAAGCAAATATTCAAAAAAAATCGATTAAACCAGCAGAAATTGACTGGAAGGTAACTGAAAAAAGGAAGCCTAATAATACAGGAAATTTCGAAGATATTATGTCTAAATTCTTAAAAGATAGTGAAGAAAGAATGCAAGATGTAAAGAAACACCAAGAATTTAAGGGAAAAGGTGGAAAAAAAGGCCAATAG
- the mfd gene encoding transcription-repair coupling factor, with the protein MRLKGLLEPLENSIEFLNIIKGIENKKYPIGIYGTAESGRGYLIDGIFENIDKSMIIVTQSDMEAKNLYEDLILYTNEVYYFPVKEMVFYSIDAISGDLRWERLKVINEILNKKKKIIVTSIDAFAAKYTPHKLFLEYSMNLKEGDEVNLNEISKTLVQSGYERIEMVEGKGQFSLRGGILDVFPTCSTYPYRVELFGDEIDSIRTFNTESQRSIEKVRKLNIFPAKEIIISEETIKYGCDKLREEFDRIALDDKDNERVEKLRKILNKNLESLEETSYFETIDSYLPYLTKETESLFDYFKDYFFVVDNVQRCKGKLESTYLEFKENFTAFSQRGDIFPGQGNLLINKEEVLESFEEQNIVFFEPLAKINDWLKPYSTVDVAQVTLNNYQGQLDLLIDDILSKKTAGYKTLILSGTRARGERLVGTLRDRGIESSYRDNIDKIQYGEVVITFGNQLKGFEYPNYKTCVISDREVFGEAKRKLKNSKSKKKGISKIKSFAELKPGDYVVHANHGVGVYKGIKQIDVGGHKRDYLDIVYDKGDKLYVPVDQLDLIQKYIGSEGKFPKVNKLGSIEWQKAKAKARKSINEIAQDLVKLYAMRSTVKGHKFPKDTQWQKQFEDEFPFEETPDQLTSIDEIKLDMESDKPMDRLLCGDVGYGKTEVALRASFKAVMDGKQVAILVPTTILAEQHYKNIKNRFSDFPIKVDMVSRFRTSKQQKEILQKAKEGNLDILIGTHRLVSKDIQFKDLGLLVVDEEQRFGVKQKEQIKNIKRNVDVLTLSATPIPRTLHMSLSGVRDISVIETPPEERYPIQTYVVEQNDQLIRDAILREIGRGGQVYFVYNRVEDIERMAKYVQALVPESKVGIAHGQMAERQLEREMFDFMSQEYNVLVCTTIIETGMDIQNVNTIIIYNSDKMGLSQLYQLRGRVGRSNRIAYAYLLYTKDKVLTEVAEKRLKALKDFTELGSGFKIAMRDLEIRGAGNMMGSSQHGHMASIGYDLYCRMLEDTVKLLKGEIDKEPIETTLDIKVDAFISESYIDDEIQKIEVYKKIAAIEGLEDYNDIKEELEDRYSKIPEPVYNLMDIAYIKSQAKSIFIEEIKETSKEIIFKFAQDESEYKKIFKTLMDKYKKSVVLKFGTNPYFAFKLKDIKKESKLEFLKEVFDDIIL; encoded by the coding sequence ATGAGATTAAAAGGGTTATTAGAGCCCTTGGAAAATAGTATAGAATTTCTAAATATCATAAAAGGTATTGAAAACAAAAAATATCCTATTGGAATATATGGCACAGCCGAGTCAGGTAGAGGATATCTGATAGATGGAATTTTTGAAAATATTGATAAATCTATGATAATTGTCACTCAAAGTGATATGGAGGCAAAAAACCTTTATGAAGATTTGATATTATATACCAATGAAGTATACTACTTTCCAGTAAAAGAAATGGTTTTCTATAGTATTGATGCTATTTCAGGAGATTTAAGATGGGAAAGATTAAAGGTAATAAATGAAATATTAAATAAGAAAAAGAAAATAATAGTAACATCAATAGATGCCTTTGCAGCTAAATATACTCCACATAAATTATTTTTAGAGTATAGTATGAATTTAAAAGAGGGCGATGAAGTTAATCTTAATGAAATATCAAAAACATTAGTTCAATCTGGTTATGAAAGAATTGAAATGGTAGAAGGTAAGGGCCAATTTTCATTAAGGGGTGGAATATTAGATGTATTCCCAACGTGTTCAACTTATCCATATAGAGTTGAACTTTTTGGTGATGAAATAGACTCTATTAGGACATTTAATACAGAGTCTCAACGAAGTATTGAAAAAGTTAGAAAATTAAATATTTTTCCTGCAAAAGAAATAATAATATCTGAAGAAACTATAAAATATGGATGTGATAAGCTCAGAGAAGAATTCGATAGAATTGCGTTGGATGATAAAGATAATGAGCGAGTGGAAAAGTTAAGAAAGATATTAAACAAAAATCTAGAATCGCTAGAAGAAACATCATATTTTGAAACCATAGATAGTTATTTGCCATATTTAACTAAAGAAACAGAAAGTCTTTTTGATTATTTTAAAGATTACTTTTTCGTAGTAGATAATGTTCAAAGATGTAAGGGGAAATTAGAATCTACATATTTAGAATTCAAAGAAAATTTTACTGCTTTTTCTCAAAGAGGAGATATATTTCCCGGGCAAGGAAACTTATTAATTAATAAAGAAGAGGTATTAGAATCATTTGAGGAGCAAAATATCGTTTTTTTTGAACCTCTAGCTAAGATTAATGATTGGTTAAAACCATATTCAACAGTAGATGTAGCTCAAGTGACACTAAATAACTATCAAGGGCAATTAGATTTATTAATTGATGATATATTAAGTAAAAAGACTGCTGGATATAAGACGTTAATATTATCGGGAACAAGAGCCAGGGGAGAACGTCTAGTAGGAACTTTAAGAGATAGAGGAATAGAGAGTAGTTATAGAGATAATATTGATAAAATTCAATATGGTGAAGTTGTAATAACTTTTGGTAATCAATTAAAGGGTTTTGAATATCCAAATTACAAAACTTGTGTAATATCAGATAGAGAAGTGTTTGGTGAAGCAAAGAGGAAACTCAAAAATAGCAAGTCAAAGAAAAAAGGAATTTCTAAGATAAAGAGTTTTGCAGAACTAAAACCAGGAGATTATGTAGTTCATGCTAATCACGGAGTTGGTGTTTATAAAGGAATTAAGCAAATTGATGTTGGCGGGCATAAAAGAGATTATTTGGATATTGTATATGATAAAGGCGACAAATTATATGTTCCAGTAGACCAACTTGATTTAATCCAAAAATATATTGGAAGTGAAGGCAAATTTCCTAAGGTTAATAAGCTTGGAAGTATTGAATGGCAAAAGGCAAAGGCAAAGGCAAGAAAGTCAATTAATGAAATAGCTCAAGATTTAGTTAAGCTGTATGCTATGAGAAGTACTGTAAAGGGACATAAATTTCCTAAGGATACGCAATGGCAAAAGCAATTTGAAGATGAATTTCCATTTGAAGAAACTCCAGACCAATTGACATCCATAGATGAGATTAAACTAGATATGGAATCGGATAAGCCAATGGATAGACTTTTATGCGGAGACGTTGGATATGGTAAGACTGAAGTTGCATTAAGAGCTTCATTTAAGGCTGTTATGGATGGAAAACAAGTAGCAATATTAGTTCCAACTACTATTTTAGCAGAACAACATTATAAAAATATAAAAAATAGATTTTCTGATTTTCCTATAAAAGTAGATATGGTTAGTAGATTTAGAACATCAAAGCAACAAAAAGAAATTTTACAAAAAGCAAAAGAAGGTAACTTAGATATTTTAATAGGTACTCATAGGTTAGTATCAAAAGATATACAGTTCAAGGATTTAGGATTATTAGTAGTAGATGAAGAACAAAGATTTGGAGTAAAACAAAAAGAACAAATTAAAAACATTAAGAGAAATGTTGATGTTTTAACTTTAAGCGCAACCCCAATTCCTAGAACTCTTCATATGTCACTAAGTGGAGTTAGAGATATTTCTGTTATTGAAACTCCGCCAGAAGAGAGATATCCTATTCAAACATATGTTGTAGAACAAAATGATCAACTTATAAGAGATGCTATTCTTAGAGAAATAGGAAGAGGTGGTCAAGTTTACTTTGTATATAATAGGGTTGAAGACATTGAAAGAATGGCTAAGTATGTGCAGGCATTAGTTCCAGAAAGTAAAGTTGGAATCGCTCATGGACAGATGGCAGAAAGACAACTTGAAAGAGAAATGTTTGATTTCATGTCACAAGAATATAATGTATTAGTTTGTACAACCATAATAGAGACAGGGATGGATATTCAAAATGTAAATACAATAATAATTTATAATTCAGATAAGATGGGACTATCTCAACTTTATCAATTAAGAGGTAGAGTAGGTAGATCTAATAGAATTGCATATGCATATCTTTTATATACTAAAGACAAGGTTTTAACAGAGGTTGCAGAAAAGAGACTTAAGGCATTAAAAGATTTTACTGAATTAGGTTCTGGATTTAAGATAGCCATGAGGGACTTAGAGATTAGAGGAGCCGGTAATATGATGGGTTCATCCCAACATGGTCATATGGCATCGATAGGATATGACTTATATTGCAGAATGCTTGAAGATACAGTTAAACTACTTAAGGGAGAAATTGATAAAGAACCTATAGAAACGACATTAGATATAAAAGTTGATGCATTTATATCAGAAAGTTATATAGATGATGAAATTCAAAAGATTGAGGTTTATAAAAAGATAGCTGCAATCGAAGGTTTAGAGGATTACAATGACATAAAGGAAGAATTAGAAGATAGATATTCTAAGATACCAGAGCCAGTGTATAATTTAATGGATATTGCATATATAAAGAGTCAAGCTAAATCAATCTTTATAGAAGAAATAAAAGAAACTTCTAAGGAAATAATATTTAAATTTGCACAAGATGAAAGTGAATATAAGAAAATATTCAAAACTTTAATGGATAAATATAAGAAGAGTGTAGTATTAAAATTTGGCACCAATCCTTATTTTGCATTCAAATTAAAAGATATAAAGAAAGAAAGTAAATTAGAATTTTTAAAAGAAGTCTTTGATGACATAATATTGTAA
- a CDS encoding nucleoside triphosphate pyrophosphohydrolase, protein MIKIVGLGPGAKDALTIGTVSELESNKNIFLRTEKHPTVDYLKEKKIIFDTYDNVYESIGSFDEVYLNIANDLIKKHDDLGDLVYAVPGHPLVAEKSVFNLIDLCKENNIEYKIIPAVSFIDAMIESLGIDPIGGLKVIDSFDIGNQILDKRIGTIVTQVYNQLIASEVKVKLLEQYNDETQIYYVRAAGIEGQESIRIIPLFELDMQEDIDYLTSIYIPKDLKNKKDFNDILEIIEILRSEDGCAWDREQTHKSLEKALIEESYEVIDAIDQDDDNSLIEELGDVLLQVVFHASIGKEDGYFDISDVIEGICNKMISRHPHVFKDCHELNSSEEVLVKWDELKRKEKGYGSLTEEMKGITRGLPALLRAHKVQEKAKKVGFDFDDVSFAINKVKEEIKEVIDVYNTENMEKIKEEIGDLLFSCVNVARFLKVDEEIALNCTIDKFIKRFDYIERATKEKGIKLTNMNIDEMNKLWETSKSLD, encoded by the coding sequence ATGATTAAAATAGTGGGATTAGGACCAGGAGCTAAGGACGCATTGACTATAGGAACAGTAAGTGAGCTTGAAAGTAATAAAAATATATTTTTAAGAACAGAAAAGCATCCTACAGTAGATTACTTAAAAGAAAAGAAAATTATATTTGATACTTATGACAATGTTTATGAAAGTATAGGCAGTTTTGATGAGGTATATTTAAACATAGCTAATGACTTGATTAAAAAGCATGATGACTTAGGAGATTTAGTTTATGCAGTTCCAGGCCATCCATTAGTCGCAGAAAAATCAGTATTTAATTTAATAGATCTATGCAAAGAAAACAACATAGAATATAAGATAATACCAGCGGTAAGTTTTATTGATGCTATGATTGAAAGTCTTGGGATTGATCCGATAGGTGGATTGAAAGTTATAGACTCATTTGACATAGGCAACCAAATTTTAGACAAGAGAATAGGAACTATAGTTACTCAAGTGTATAATCAACTAATAGCATCAGAAGTTAAAGTAAAGCTACTAGAACAATATAATGATGAAACGCAAATTTATTATGTCAGAGCTGCAGGAATAGAAGGACAAGAAAGTATAAGAATAATACCCTTATTTGAATTAGATATGCAAGAAGACATAGACTATTTAACATCTATATACATTCCAAAAGATCTGAAAAATAAAAAGGATTTTAATGACATTTTAGAGATAATAGAAATATTAAGAAGTGAAGATGGCTGTGCGTGGGATAGGGAGCAAACACATAAATCTCTTGAAAAAGCGTTGATAGAAGAAAGCTATGAAGTTATAGATGCAATAGATCAAGACGATGATAACTCTCTGATTGAGGAATTAGGGGATGTGCTCCTTCAAGTTGTTTTTCATGCATCTATTGGAAAAGAAGATGGATATTTTGATATAAGTGATGTAATTGAAGGGATTTGCAATAAAATGATAAGTAGACACCCACATGTCTTTAAGGATTGTCATGAATTAAATTCTTCAGAAGAAGTACTTGTAAAATGGGATGAATTAAAGAGAAAAGAAAAGGGTTATGGTAGTCTTACAGAAGAAATGAAAGGCATAACAAGAGGATTACCTGCGCTTTTAAGGGCCCATAAGGTTCAAGAAAAGGCAAAAAAGGTTGGATTTGATTTCGATGATGTAAGTTTTGCTATAAATAAGGTAAAAGAAGAGATTAAAGAAGTAATAGATGTATATAATACAGAAAATATGGAGAAAATAAAAGAAGAAATTGGAGATTTATTATTTTCGTGTGTTAATGTTGCAAGATTTTTAAAAGTGGATGAAGAAATAGCATTAAATTGTACTATAGATAAGTTTATAAAGAGATTTGATTATATTGAGAGAGCTACTAAAGAAAAAGGCATTAAATTAACTAATATGAATATAGATGAAATGAATAAACTTTGGGAAACCTCAAAAAGTTTAGATTAA
- a CDS encoding RNA-binding protein, whose translation MRLDKYLKVSRIIKRRTIAKEICESGRILINDKVAKPSTKIKEGDIIQITFANRTLKAEIINIAEHVRKEDAKAMYVIIEGEEDSE comes from the coding sequence ATGAGATTAGATAAATATTTAAAAGTATCTCGTATTATAAAGAGAAGAACTATAGCAAAAGAGATATGCGAGAGTGGCCGTATATTAATAAATGATAAAGTAGCAAAGCCTTCTACTAAAATAAAAGAAGGTGACATAATTCAAATAACATTTGCTAATAGAACATTAAAAGCAGAGATAATTAATATAGCAGAGCATGTAAGGAAAGAAGATGCAAAAGCAATGTATGTAATTATTGAAGGTGAAGAAGATAGTGAGTAG
- the spoVT gene encoding stage V sporulation protein T yields the protein MKATGIVRRIDDLGRVVIPKEIRRTLRIREGDPLEIFTDRDGGVILKKYSPIEELTNFSKEYCDSLQQVIGHVVLIADKDAFVSVSGATKKEYVERKVSSELEKIMDARKTVLLNKSNNSVIPLHNDDDETTYNSQVISPIMAEGDQIGAVIIVSKEDVELGEVETKLVETAAAFLGKQMEQ from the coding sequence ATGAAAGCAACAGGAATAGTTAGAAGAATTGATGATTTAGGAAGAGTGGTAATACCAAAAGAAATAAGGAGAACTTTAAGAATAAGAGAAGGAGATCCACTAGAGATCTTTACAGATAGAGATGGTGGCGTGATTCTAAAAAAATATTCACCAATTGAAGAACTTACTAATTTTTCAAAAGAATATTGTGATAGCTTACAACAAGTTATAGGGCACGTTGTCTTAATCGCTGATAAAGATGCATTTGTTTCTGTGAGTGGAGCAACTAAAAAGGAATATGTAGAAAGAAAGGTAAGTAGTGAGCTAGAAAAAATAATGGATGCAAGAAAGACTGTGTTATTAAATAAATCTAATAATTCAGTAATACCATTACATAATGATGATGATGAAACAACTTATAACAGCCAAGTTATATCACCAATCATGGCAGAAGGCGATCAAATTGGTGCAGTAATAATTGTATCAAAAGAAGATGTAGAACTTGGTGAAGTTGAAACAAAACTAGTTGAAACAGCAGCAGCATTTTTAGGGAAACAAATGGAGCAATAA
- a CDS encoding septum formation inhibitor MinC yields MEKKLILKRIVIAGCIVFFVFSYIRQNVTMSRIQKEIDNKQLQLDEVKQKNDRLQDEVEKINSDSSDYLEKLARERLGMIKPGEKVVNGEMIDQSPN; encoded by the coding sequence ATGGAAAAAAAGTTAATATTAAAAAGAATAGTAATTGCTGGATGCATTGTTTTCTTTGTTTTTAGCTATATTAGGCAAAATGTAACCATGAGCAGAATTCAAAAAGAAATTGATAATAAGCAATTGCAGTTAGATGAAGTTAAGCAAAAGAATGATAGACTTCAAGATGAAGTTGAGAAAATTAATTCAGATTCATCAGATTATCTTGAAAAATTAGCCCGGGAGAGACTTGGAATGATTAAGCCGGGAGAAAAAGTTGTTAATGGTGAGATGATAGACCAAAGTCCTAATTAA
- the yabP gene encoding sporulation protein YabP, with product MEKKVENKIENNKSNLVLEDRKRLSLSGVIEVISFDEQKIDLTTNLGNLTIKGEELKMNKLDVQNGDVIVAGSIAAIVYNGKVSKKSNESIISRLFK from the coding sequence GTGGAGAAAAAAGTGGAAAATAAAATAGAAAATAATAAATCTAATTTAGTTCTAGAAGACAGAAAAAGGTTATCTTTAAGTGGCGTTATTGAAGTTATAAGTTTTGATGAACAGAAAATAGATTTAACTACTAATTTAGGTAACTTAACTATTAAGGGAGAAGAGTTAAAAATGAATAAATTAGATGTACAAAATGGTGATGTTATAGTTGCCGGGAGTATTGCAGCTATAGTGTATAATGGAAAAGTATCAAAAAAGAGCAACGAAAGTATAATAAGTAGATTATTTAAGTAG
- a CDS encoding peptidylprolyl isomerase: MKKIKKIIATIAILTIAVSAMGCKMIEKTPEAIQKTVLATIGNEKITKGDFDKEMSKYDAQLKQQYGDDYATNDKVKDQITKIKKQQLDSLVTEKILLQKATELNLKPSDDDINKQIDDTINQYKTQYPAEGQFESALQQNGITEDELKESLKNEIITKAVQQDMLKDITVTDDDVQTYYDENKDAKYSVGAGATVAHILVADEETAKSLKAKLDAGADFATLAKENSTDTGTKDRGGSLGFVAYNSTELVAEFVNGFKDLKEGEVSEPVKSQYGYHIIKATGLKNAEITPFDQVKDEIKSTLLQQKQGDTFNSKVEEWKTELKVKTNEDKL, from the coding sequence TTGAAAAAAATAAAAAAAATTATTGCAACAATAGCTATATTAACAATTGCAGTATCAGCTATGGGATGTAAGATGATTGAGAAAACACCAGAGGCAATACAAAAAACAGTTCTTGCAACAATTGGAAATGAAAAAATAACAAAAGGCGATTTTGATAAAGAAATGAGTAAATATGATGCTCAGTTAAAACAACAGTATGGAGATGATTATGCAACTAATGATAAAGTAAAAGATCAAATAACAAAAATCAAAAAACAACAATTAGATAGTTTAGTAACCGAAAAGATACTTTTACAAAAGGCTACTGAATTAAATCTTAAACCATCTGATGATGATATAAATAAGCAAATTGATGATACTATAAATCAATATAAGACTCAATATCCTGCAGAAGGACAATTTGAGAGTGCTTTACAACAAAATGGTATTACTGAGGATGAACTTAAGGAATCTTTAAAGAATGAAATCATAACAAAGGCAGTTCAACAAGATATGTTGAAAGATATAACAGTTACAGATGATGATGTTCAAACATATTATGATGAAAATAAAGATGCTAAATATTCAGTAGGTGCTGGTGCAACTGTAGCACACATATTAGTGGCAGATGAAGAAACAGCAAAAAGTTTAAAAGCTAAATTAGATGCTGGTGCTGATTTTGCAACATTGGCTAAGGAAAACTCAACAGATACAGGAACTAAGGATAGAGGCGGTAGCTTAGGATTTGTAGCCTATAACTCAACAGAATTAGTTGCTGAATTTGTAAATGGATTTAAAGACTTAAAAGAGGGCGAAGTTTCTGAACCAGTAAAAAGCCAATATGGATATCATATAATCAAAGCTACTGGATTAAAAAATGCAGAAATAACTCCATTTGATCAAGTCAAAGATGAAATTAAATCAACATTGTTACAACAAAAACAAGGAGACACTTTTAATTCAAAAGTAGAGGAATGGAAAACAGAATTAAAGGTTAAAACTAATGAGGATAAATTATAA
- the yabQ gene encoding spore cortex biosynthesis protein YabQ, with protein sequence MPLELNMQISLVICSLVGGFIAGMLFDIYRGIRGVNSIKILTIIEDILFCILIALVVFTFLLYTNYAFLTPYVYAFIIIAILLYCKFISEYFYASEMVIARLFYKLIRILSKNIWYPLKIIAYKIADRRK encoded by the coding sequence ATGCCGTTAGAATTAAATATGCAAATTAGTCTTGTTATATGCAGCCTAGTTGGAGGGTTTATAGCAGGAATGTTGTTTGATATATATAGAGGGATAAGAGGCGTAAACTCTATAAAGATATTAACAATAATAGAAGATATATTATTTTGTATACTTATTGCTTTAGTTGTATTTACTTTTTTGCTATATACAAATTATGCGTTTTTAACTCCCTATGTATATGCTTTTATAATTATTGCTATTTTATTATATTGTAAATTTATTAGTGAATATTTTTATGCTAGTGAAATGGTAATAGCAAGATTATTTTATAAATTAATTCGAATATTATCAAAAAACATATGGTATCCATTAAAAATAATTGCATATAAAATTGCAGATAGAAGGAAATAA